One part of the Oncorhynchus gorbuscha isolate QuinsamMale2020 ecotype Even-year unplaced genomic scaffold, OgorEven_v1.0 Un_scaffold_590, whole genome shotgun sequence genome encodes these proteins:
- the LOC124018932 gene encoding cyclin-dependent kinase 5 activator 1-like — MGTVLSLSPRSRKAAGGVCVDEKPDLATGGKPQEKSLKKRHSVLLHALTWKRLVAASAKKKNAKKVNPKPDASQAKSDPLVDQLNTDNIKKSQPSNGILDRKPTGPKPGPIPVPVPTVPDQTRRQTQNGRLFISPRRVVVQASTGELLRCLSDFLCRRCFKLKELTANEVILWFRNVDRALLVQGWQDQGFITPANLVFVYLLCREAVEEDTGSEYELQATFLTCLYLAYSYMGNEISYPLKPFLVESSREAFWERALGLIDRMSGPMLRINADPHYFTEVFQDLKNEGGSREKEKKEKEKEKDGKRISELDR, encoded by the exons ATGGgtactgttctgtctctgtcgcCGAGGTCAAGGAAGGCAGCgggcggtgtgtgtgtggacgAGAAACCGGACCTTGCGACCGGCGGGAAACCACAGGAGAAGAGCCTAAAGAAGCGCCACTCGGTGCTGCTCCATGCTCTGACGTGGAAGAGGCTGGTCGCCGCATCGGCCAAGAAGAAGAATGCCAAAAAGGTGAATCCCAAACCCGACGCCAGCCAGGCCAAATCCGATCCCTTGGTGGACCAGCTCAACACCGACAACATCAAGAAATCACAACCGTCTAACGGAATACTCGACCGAAAACCGACAGGGCCCAAACCCGGGCCAATTCCTGTGCCTGTTCCTACAGTACCGGACCAGACCCGGCGGCAGACCCAGAATGGACGCTTATTCATCTCCCCTCGGAGGGTGGTGGTGCAG GCTTCCACCGGCGAGCTCCTGAGGTGTCTCTCTGACTTTCTCTGCCGCCGCTGCTTCAAGCTCAAAGAGCTCACGGCCAATGAGGTCATCCTGTGGTTCCGTAACGTAGACCGGGCTCTGTTAGTGCAGGGCTGGCAGGACCAGGGCTTCATCACCCCGGCTAACCTGGTCTTCGTCTACTTGCTCTGCCGAGAGGCcgtggaggaagacacagggtCTGAATACGAGCTGCAGGCGACCTTCCTCACCTGCCTGTACCTGGCCTACTCCTACATGGGCAACGAGATCTCCTACCCGCTCAAACCGTTCCTGGTGGAGTCCAGCCGGGAGGCCTTCTGGGAGCGGGCCCTTGGTCTCATTGACCGGATGAGCGGGCCAATGCTGAGGATAAACGCAGACCCGCACTACTTTACCGAGGTGTTCCAGGACCTGAAGAACGAGGGAGGGtcaagggagaaggagaagaaggagaaggagaaggagaaagacggGAAACGGATAAGCGAGTTGGATCGTTAA